In one Lycorma delicatula isolate Av1 chromosome 5, ASM4794821v1, whole genome shotgun sequence genomic region, the following are encoded:
- the LOC142325512 gene encoding M-phase inducer phosphatase-like isoform X2, protein MYSGVIKDSVCEVCQCCSRLIKNALKVTTTPVGVSRRGVARRLSQLNRDHDRDENQPPSAITSPNKSLTSPSKFAAMRQLSRPRTPLEDHDPNSQDSGISEDSNKSSFRFAAPSGLAPRKPSNTDFSPKRLLTANSNSGSASGLSQCSMESIDDGFMELIHQDKMLEDENAQLPSGMSSLLMQPILRNENERPSTKRDSPSPHRATFRRWFSENLTNKTSQVEEFSLKMKRPAVRPSDSPQSKRHRPLAENCSSNTPQRKQAQRTLFDHGFMKKTLSPKTKCITSEATIKNALSRSSKEELIGDFSKPFALPLTKGAHQDLKNISSETLADLVRGKYDHEIASYQIIDCRYPYEYEGGHIKGAKNIYTKDQLDKEFMESRPKWDSSSDKRNVLIFHCEFSSERGPTLSRFLRQRDRDNNSDLYPTLDYPEIYLLNGGYKAFYQNYSELCEPCAYLKMTDPKHEEDLKLFRSKAKTWAGDRKYGKFSKRPSFMRLT, encoded by the exons ATGTATTCCGGTGTAATAAAAGACTCTGTTTGTGAAGTGTGCCAGTGTTGCTCgag GTTGATTAAAAATGCACTTAAGGTAACCACAACACCGGTCGGGGTTAGCCGTAGAGGAGTCGCTCGTCGGCTCAGTCAGCTGAACCGTGACCATGATCGTGATGAAAACCAACCACCTTCAGCCATCACAAGCCCAAACAAATCATTAACAAGTCCATCGAAG tTTGCAGCAATGCGACAGTTATCAAGGCCGAGAACTCCATTGGAAGATCATGATCCCAATTCACAAGACAGTGGAATTAGTGAAGATTCTAATAAATCTAGTTTTAG GTTTGCAGCACCCAGTGGATTAGCACCTCGCAAACCAAGTAACACAGATTTCTCTCCAAAACGTCTTCTAACAGCAAATTCTAATTCGGGTTCTGCATCTGGTCTTTCACAGTGTTCCATGGAGTCAATCGATGATGGCTTCATGGAACTCATTCACCAAGACAAAATG TTGGAAGATGAAAACGCCCAGCTACCATCAGGAATGTCAAGTTTATTGATGCAGCCcatattaagaaatgaaaatgaaagaccATCAACTAAACGTGATAGTCCATCACCTCATCGAGCCACATTTCGTAGATGGTTCTCTGAAAATCTCACGAATAAAACTTCCCAg GTTGaagaattcagtttaaaaatgaagAGGCCTGCAGTTAGACCCTCTGATTCACCACAGTCGAAACGTCACAGACCGCTCGCTGAGAACTGTAGTAGCAATACACCTCAGCGAAAACAAGCACAAAGAACACTATTTGATCATGGTTTTATGAAGAAGACGTTATCCCCTAAAACTAAGTGCATAACATCTGAAGCTACTATCAAAAACGCTTTATCCCgat CATCAAAAGAAGAACTCATTGGAGATTTCTCGAAGCCATTTGCATTACCCTTAACTAAAGGTGCgcatcaagatttaaaaaatatatcgagTGAAACACTTGCCGATCTTGTTCGTGGTAAATATGATCATGAAATTGCATCATATCAAATAATTGACTGTAGATATCCGTATGAATATGAAGGTGGTCATATAAAAggtgcaaaaaatatttataccaaagATCAGTTGGATAAAGAGTTTATGGAATCGAGACCAAAATGGGATTCATCTAGCGATAAAAGAaacgttttaatatttcattgtgaATTTTCATCTGAGAGAGGACCGACACT aTCCAGATTTCTTCGACAAAGAGATCGTGACAACAATAGCGATTTGTATCCTACGCTGGATTACCCAGAAATTTACTTACTGAATGGAGGTTACAAAGCGTTCTatcaaaattattcagaattatgTGAACCTTGTGCTTATCTTAAAATGACAGATCCAAAACATGAAGAAGACCTGAAACTATTTCGTTCAAAAGCAAAAACATGGGCTGGAGATaggaaatatggaaaattttCTAAACGTCCTTCTTTTATGAgacttacataa
- the LOC142325512 gene encoding M-phase inducer phosphatase-like isoform X3, with protein MSFIRINCVHSYVFMLIKNALKVTTTPVGVSRRGVARRLSQLNRDHDRDENQPPSAITSPNKSLTSPSKFAAMRQLSRPRTPLEDHDPNSQDSGISEDSNKSSFRFAAPSGLAPRKPSNTDFSPKRLLTANSNSGSASGLSQCSMESIDDGFMELIHQDKMLEDENAQLPSGMSSLLMQPILRNENERPSTKRDSPSPHRATFRRWFSENLTNKTSQVEEFSLKMKRPAVRPSDSPQSKRHRPLAENCSSNTPQRKQAQRTLFDHGFMKKTLSPKTKCITSEATIKNALSRSSKEELIGDFSKPFALPLTKGAHQDLKNISSETLADLVRGKYDHEIASYQIIDCRYPYEYEGGHIKGAKNIYTKDQLDKEFMESRPKWDSSSDKRNVLIFHCEFSSERGPTLSRFLRQRDRDNNSDLYPTLDYPEIYLLNGGYKAFYQNYSELCEPCAYLKMTDPKHEEDLKLFRSKAKTWAGDRKYGKFSKRPSFMRLT; from the exons GTTGATTAAAAATGCACTTAAGGTAACCACAACACCGGTCGGGGTTAGCCGTAGAGGAGTCGCTCGTCGGCTCAGTCAGCTGAACCGTGACCATGATCGTGATGAAAACCAACCACCTTCAGCCATCACAAGCCCAAACAAATCATTAACAAGTCCATCGAAG tTTGCAGCAATGCGACAGTTATCAAGGCCGAGAACTCCATTGGAAGATCATGATCCCAATTCACAAGACAGTGGAATTAGTGAAGATTCTAATAAATCTAGTTTTAG GTTTGCAGCACCCAGTGGATTAGCACCTCGCAAACCAAGTAACACAGATTTCTCTCCAAAACGTCTTCTAACAGCAAATTCTAATTCGGGTTCTGCATCTGGTCTTTCACAGTGTTCCATGGAGTCAATCGATGATGGCTTCATGGAACTCATTCACCAAGACAAAATG TTGGAAGATGAAAACGCCCAGCTACCATCAGGAATGTCAAGTTTATTGATGCAGCCcatattaagaaatgaaaatgaaagaccATCAACTAAACGTGATAGTCCATCACCTCATCGAGCCACATTTCGTAGATGGTTCTCTGAAAATCTCACGAATAAAACTTCCCAg GTTGaagaattcagtttaaaaatgaagAGGCCTGCAGTTAGACCCTCTGATTCACCACAGTCGAAACGTCACAGACCGCTCGCTGAGAACTGTAGTAGCAATACACCTCAGCGAAAACAAGCACAAAGAACACTATTTGATCATGGTTTTATGAAGAAGACGTTATCCCCTAAAACTAAGTGCATAACATCTGAAGCTACTATCAAAAACGCTTTATCCCgat CATCAAAAGAAGAACTCATTGGAGATTTCTCGAAGCCATTTGCATTACCCTTAACTAAAGGTGCgcatcaagatttaaaaaatatatcgagTGAAACACTTGCCGATCTTGTTCGTGGTAAATATGATCATGAAATTGCATCATATCAAATAATTGACTGTAGATATCCGTATGAATATGAAGGTGGTCATATAAAAggtgcaaaaaatatttataccaaagATCAGTTGGATAAAGAGTTTATGGAATCGAGACCAAAATGGGATTCATCTAGCGATAAAAGAaacgttttaatatttcattgtgaATTTTCATCTGAGAGAGGACCGACACT aTCCAGATTTCTTCGACAAAGAGATCGTGACAACAATAGCGATTTGTATCCTACGCTGGATTACCCAGAAATTTACTTACTGAATGGAGGTTACAAAGCGTTCTatcaaaattattcagaattatgTGAACCTTGTGCTTATCTTAAAATGACAGATCCAAAACATGAAGAAGACCTGAAACTATTTCGTTCAAAAGCAAAAACATGGGCTGGAGATaggaaatatggaaaattttCTAAACGTCCTTCTTTTATGAgacttacataa